One segment of Sphingomonas qomolangmaensis DNA contains the following:
- a CDS encoding S1C family serine protease, protein MLRLLGAIALFLCAATPARADDISAAGRGVVRIVTIAVVEDEVVGFGHGSGFAVGPNRIVTNAHVVELAARYPGNVVIGVVPSEGDRSFQGRLIAVDPNRDLALIEFSGANLPPLALYTGPVADGELLVSLGYPGNVDLATAQSSADFITPLSPVRSQGNFAGLRSLAGTQVLLHTAGIARGNSGGPLLDRCGRVIGVNSAITRADDGDSGFAFAIANAELAAFLREAGQKVQTVGGGCIGMEERLATDRQADAAEAARAEQAAERAEAARAARIVAAREEAELARENFIAIAAVLLVLGALLVGAAGLLETRGQRRWAIGLGIAGIALMLGAVLVFLLRPAFDPERAEAGVSPPAPVEQGALGPMTCTMLPDRSRVTVSATDDVQIDWGADGCMNQRTQYAEAGDGWERILVPASEQTVSVLAFNPATRTYTNSRYLLSASQMAGARRLRAEVGLKTCAPEGAPRANLATQQAAIRATLPPLPNERLVYRCTPKS, encoded by the coding sequence GTGCTGAGGCTGCTCGGTGCCATCGCGCTATTCCTGTGCGCCGCCACCCCCGCCCGCGCCGACGACATTTCCGCCGCCGGGCGCGGGGTGGTGCGGATCGTCACGATCGCGGTGGTCGAGGACGAAGTCGTCGGCTTCGGCCACGGATCGGGCTTCGCGGTCGGGCCGAACCGGATCGTCACCAACGCGCATGTCGTCGAACTCGCCGCGCGCTATCCGGGCAATGTCGTCATCGGCGTGGTGCCTTCCGAAGGCGATCGCTCGTTCCAGGGGCGGCTGATAGCGGTCGACCCCAATCGCGACCTCGCGCTCATCGAATTCAGCGGCGCCAACCTCCCGCCGCTCGCGCTCTACACCGGCCCCGTTGCCGATGGCGAGCTGCTGGTGTCGCTCGGCTATCCGGGCAATGTCGATCTGGCGACCGCGCAAAGCTCGGCCGATTTCATCACCCCATTGTCGCCGGTGCGCTCGCAGGGCAATTTCGCCGGCCTGCGCAGCCTGGCGGGGACGCAGGTGCTGCTCCACACCGCCGGCATCGCCCGCGGCAATTCGGGCGGCCCGCTGCTCGATCGCTGCGGGCGGGTGATCGGGGTCAACTCGGCGATCACCCGCGCCGATGACGGCGATTCGGGCTTCGCCTTCGCCATCGCCAATGCCGAGCTCGCCGCCTTCTTGCGCGAGGCGGGGCAGAAGGTGCAGACCGTCGGCGGCGGCTGCATCGGCATGGAGGAACGCCTCGCCACCGATCGCCAGGCCGACGCCGCCGAGGCGGCGCGCGCCGAGCAAGCCGCCGAACGCGCCGAAGCCGCGCGCGCCGCGCGGATCGTCGCCGCGCGCGAAGAGGCCGAACTGGCGCGCGAGAATTTCATCGCGATCGCCGCGGTGCTGCTGGTGCTCGGCGCGCTGCTAGTCGGCGCCGCGGGCCTGCTCGAAACCCGCGGCCAGCGTCGCTGGGCGATCGGGCTGGGCATCGCCGGGATCGCGCTGATGCTGGGCGCGGTGCTGGTCTTCCTGCTCCGCCCCGCCTTCGATCCCGAGCGCGCCGAGGCGGGCGTTTCCCCGCCGGCGCCGGTCGAACAGGGCGCACTCGGGCCGATGACCTGCACGATGCTGCCCGATCGCAGCCGCGTGACGGTGTCGGCCACCGACGACGTCCAGATCGACTGGGGCGCCGATGGCTGCATGAACCAGCGCACCCAATATGCCGAGGCGGGCGATGGCTGGGAGCGTATCCTGGTGCCCGCGAGCGAACAGACGGTGTCGGTGCTCGCCTTCAACCCCGCGACGCGCACCTACACCAACAGCCGCTATCTGCTGTCGGCCAGCCAGATGGCAGGCGCGCGCCGGCTGCGCGCCGAGGTCGGCCTCAAGACCTGCGCTCCCGAAGGCGCGCCGCGCGCCAACCTCGCGACACAGCAAGCCGCGATCCGCGCGACGCTGCCGCCGCTTCCCAACGAACGGCTGGTCTATCGCTGCACCCCCAAAAGCTAG
- a CDS encoding tetratricopeptide repeat protein, which yields MKRLLAILALLLPATAHAEWYEATTPHVRVFAKGKEAEARRIADQIERFDSALRYLRETPEREGGPAGRLTIYVVDSFAEVDRLTKGANVAGFYLPRAGGSVAFVPQRAPGGDKLALSEEAVLLHEYTHHFMYRNYTAAHPPWLAEGFAEFHATARFHDDGSVQIGAPPPYRIRGLFYRVQLPIQRLLEPKDVKITWQELDNLYGRGWLLLHYLTFEKTRAQQLAEYLRAMAEGKPSLEAARLAFGDLKTLDRELAAYTRKQLVEVQIPATALKPGSISVRRLTAPEEAMMEVHIVSTSDVDRKQARKLLPKVRKAAQPYPDHPFVQAVMAKAEFDAGNFNEAKAAADRSVAADPKSRNGLLYQSMAMTQLALASEDRSPQTKRATRAPLLAANRLDPDDPRPMLLIYENHRAFGDTPGPDVVKAIQYAHRMAPEDHDLRLTAASEHLRAGEVSRARALVAPLVYDAHAGRQEAATALLALIDAHGTEAADATAGAADTPKVGADEVVNP from the coding sequence ATGAAGCGGCTATTGGCAATCCTCGCGCTGTTGCTGCCCGCCACCGCGCACGCCGAATGGTATGAAGCGACAACGCCGCACGTCCGCGTGTTCGCCAAGGGCAAGGAAGCCGAAGCACGCAGGATCGCCGACCAGATCGAGCGCTTCGATTCGGCGCTGCGCTACCTGCGCGAAACCCCCGAGCGCGAAGGCGGCCCCGCCGGCCGGCTCACCATCTACGTGGTCGATAGCTTTGCCGAGGTCGATCGACTGACCAAGGGCGCCAACGTGGCAGGCTTTTATCTGCCGCGCGCCGGCGGGTCGGTTGCGTTCGTGCCGCAACGCGCGCCCGGCGGCGACAAGCTGGCGCTCAGCGAAGAGGCGGTGCTGCTCCACGAATATACCCACCATTTCATGTATCGGAACTACACCGCGGCTCACCCCCCCTGGCTGGCCGAAGGGTTTGCCGAATTCCACGCCACCGCGCGCTTTCACGATGATGGCAGCGTCCAGATCGGTGCGCCGCCGCCCTATCGCATCCGAGGGCTCTTCTATCGGGTCCAGCTACCGATCCAACGGCTGCTCGAACCAAAAGACGTCAAGATTACTTGGCAGGAATTGGATAATCTATACGGACGCGGTTGGCTGCTGCTGCACTATCTCACGTTCGAAAAGACGCGCGCCCAGCAGCTTGCCGAATATCTGCGCGCGATGGCCGAGGGGAAGCCCAGCCTCGAGGCGGCACGGCTGGCGTTTGGCGACCTGAAGACGCTTGATCGCGAGCTTGCCGCTTATACCCGCAAGCAGCTGGTGGAGGTGCAAATCCCCGCGACCGCGCTCAAGCCCGGGTCGATCAGCGTCCGCCGCCTCACGGCGCCCGAGGAAGCGATGATGGAGGTCCACATCGTCTCGACCAGCGACGTTGATCGCAAGCAGGCGCGCAAATTGCTGCCCAAGGTCCGCAAGGCCGCGCAGCCCTATCCAGACCACCCCTTCGTCCAGGCGGTAATGGCAAAGGCCGAATTCGACGCAGGCAATTTCAACGAAGCCAAGGCGGCGGCCGATCGCTCGGTCGCTGCCGATCCCAAATCGCGCAACGGGCTGTTGTACCAATCGATGGCGATGACGCAGCTCGCGCTCGCCTCCGAAGACCGCAGCCCGCAGACCAAGCGCGCCACGCGCGCGCCGTTGCTCGCCGCCAACCGACTCGACCCCGACGATCCGCGCCCGATGCTGCTGATCTACGAAAACCACCGCGCCTTCGGTGACACGCCGGGCCCCGACGTGGTGAAGGCGATCCAATATGCGCATCGCATGGCACCCGAAGATCACGATCTGCGCCTGACCGCTGCGAGTGAGCATCTCCGCGCCGGTGAAGTATCGCGCGCCCGCGCGCTGGTGGCGCCGTTGGTGTATGATGCCCATGCGGGTCGCCAGGAAGCCGCCACCGCGCTGCTCGCACTGATCGACGCTCATGGCACGGAAGCCGCCGACGCGACGGCAGGGGCGGCTGACACCCCCAAAGTTGGCGCTGACGAGGTCGTGAACCCATAA
- a CDS encoding primosomal protein N', translated as MSSSRARVIVMNSALGPLDYRVPHGMDVAPGSIVIAPLGPRQLLGVAWEAERLPTEEVGDNRLRNLLGVADAPPIPANLRRLIEWTADYYLAPMASVLRMALASTSALEGAKLAIEYRATGHVPDRLTPQRTQALERIGDRQGIIRELATIADVSDAVVRGLVKAGALEGVEVDIDHPYPLPDPDFGAPDLSADQQAVAATACNAVDARAFQPFLLDGVTGSGKTEVYFEAVAAAIAAGRQTLVLLPEIALTEPFLKRFHARFGCEPVAWHSDLRQSQRRRAWRAIATGQALVTVGARSALFLPYPNLGLIVVDEAHETSFKQEEGVHYHARDVAVMRGKFEACPVILATATPAIETRQQVALGRYAELKLPGRYGVAQMPAIEAIDLLREPPDRGRWIAPRLIKAIDETLERGEQVLLFLNRRGYAPLTLCRTCGHRFQCPNCTAWMVEHRLIRRLACHHCGHVIPTPRACPECGEEESLVACGPGVERIADEAMALWPNAKVAVVTSDTIWSPAKAAEFVHRMEAREIDIVVGTQLVTKGYHFPNLTLVGVIDADLGLAGGDLRAAERTFQQIMQVAGRAGRGEKPGHVYIQTHEPTAPVMEALVSGDAESFYAAETEARRDSDTPPFGRFAAIVVSSEDKDAALDTARALGRAAPRIDGMEVFGPAPAPLAMLRGRHRFRLLVHAKRAFDVQDAIRAWLGGVDWSAKVRVVVDVDPYNFL; from the coding sequence ATGTCCTCCTCCCGCGCCCGCGTCATCGTCATGAATTCCGCGCTCGGCCCGCTCGACTATCGCGTGCCGCACGGGATGGACGTCGCACCCGGATCGATCGTTATCGCCCCGCTCGGCCCGCGCCAGTTGCTCGGCGTCGCCTGGGAGGCCGAACGCCTGCCGACCGAGGAAGTCGGCGACAACCGCCTGCGCAACCTTCTCGGCGTCGCCGATGCGCCGCCGATCCCGGCCAATCTGCGCCGGTTGATCGAATGGACCGCCGATTATTATCTTGCGCCGATGGCGAGCGTGCTGCGCATGGCGCTCGCCTCGACCTCGGCGCTCGAAGGGGCCAAGCTCGCGATCGAATACCGCGCCACAGGCCACGTTCCCGATCGGCTCACCCCACAGCGCACCCAGGCGCTCGAACGGATCGGCGACCGCCAGGGAATCATCCGGGAACTGGCCACGATCGCCGATGTCTCCGACGCGGTGGTGCGCGGGCTGGTAAAGGCAGGCGCGCTCGAGGGGGTCGAGGTCGATATCGACCATCCCTATCCGCTCCCCGACCCAGACTTCGGCGCGCCCGATCTCTCAGCCGATCAGCAGGCGGTCGCCGCCACCGCCTGCAACGCGGTCGATGCGCGCGCCTTCCAGCCGTTCCTGCTCGACGGCGTCACCGGATCGGGCAAGACCGAGGTGTATTTCGAAGCCGTCGCCGCCGCCATCGCCGCCGGACGGCAGACGCTGGTGCTGCTCCCCGAAATCGCGCTGACCGAACCCTTCCTCAAGCGCTTCCACGCGCGCTTCGGCTGCGAGCCGGTGGCATGGCATTCGGACCTTCGCCAGTCGCAGCGCCGCCGCGCCTGGCGCGCGATCGCCACCGGCCAGGCGCTGGTGACCGTCGGCGCGCGCTCGGCGCTGTTCCTGCCCTATCCCAATCTCGGGCTGATCGTCGTCGACGAAGCGCATGAAACCAGCTTCAAGCAGGAAGAGGGCGTCCATTATCACGCCCGCGACGTCGCGGTGATGCGCGGCAAGTTCGAGGCGTGCCCGGTGATCCTCGCCACCGCCACCCCCGCGATCGAGACCCGCCAGCAGGTCGCGCTCGGGCGCTATGCCGAACTCAAGCTGCCCGGTCGCTATGGCGTCGCGCAGATGCCCGCGATCGAGGCGATCGACCTGCTGCGCGAGCCCCCCGATCGCGGCCGCTGGATCGCGCCGCGCCTGATCAAGGCGATCGACGAGACGCTCGAGCGCGGCGAACAGGTTTTGCTGTTCCTCAACCGCCGCGGCTATGCCCCGCTGACCTTGTGCCGCACCTGCGGCCACCGCTTCCAATGCCCCAATTGCACCGCCTGGATGGTCGAGCACCGGCTGATCCGCCGCCTTGCCTGCCATCATTGCGGCCATGTCATCCCGACCCCGCGCGCCTGCCCCGAATGCGGCGAAGAGGAAAGCCTGGTCGCCTGCGGCCCCGGCGTCGAACGCATCGCCGACGAAGCAATGGCATTGTGGCCCAATGCCAAGGTCGCGGTGGTGACGTCGGACACCATCTGGTCGCCCGCCAAGGCCGCCGAATTCGTGCATAGGATGGAGGCGCGCGAGATCGACATCGTCGTCGGCACCCAGTTGGTGACCAAGGGCTATCACTTCCCCAATCTGACCTTGGTCGGCGTGATCGACGCCGATCTCGGCCTGGCGGGCGGCGATCTGCGCGCCGCCGAGCGGACCTTCCAGCAGATCATGCAGGTCGCCGGACGCGCGGGGCGCGGCGAGAAGCCGGGCCATGTCTATATCCAGACCCACGAGCCGACCGCGCCGGTGATGGAGGCATTGGTGTCGGGCGACGCCGAGAGCTTCTACGCCGCCGAAACCGAAGCGCGCCGCGATTCGGACACCCCACCCTTCGGTCGCTTCGCCGCGATCGTGGTGTCGAGCGAAGACAAGGACGCTGCGCTCGACACCGCGCGCGCCCTCGGCCGCGCCGCCCCCCGGATCGACGGCATGGAAGTCTTCGGCCCCGCCCCCGCGCCGCTGGCGATGCTCCGCGGCCGCCACCGCTTCCGGCTGCTGGTGCACGCCAAGCGCGCTTTCGATGTTCAGGACGCGATTCGTGCCTGGCTGGGCGGGGTCGATTGGTCGGCCAAAGTGCGCGTGGTGGTCGACGTCGATCCGTATAATTTCTTGTAG
- the ada gene encoding bifunctional DNA-binding transcriptional regulator/O6-methylguanine-DNA methyltransferase Ada — MNTQFHITDELAWAAFDSRDRAFDGRVIVAVTTTRIYCKPSCPARRPLRAHVQFYCDPADARDAGFRACLRCKPDEVGRDRVAVARAVALLGGEDAPTGLDELAAAVGYAPHHFHRLFKRATGVTPAAYARGLKATRAVAALEQEERVTDAIYEAGYSAPSRFYETAGDRLGMTPSAWKRGGAGVTIRWTLAETSLGPMLVAATDKGLCRVSFDEDAESLRLRFPHAQIVEGDGALARLAADVVAEVETPGLDRDLPIDVQGTAFQEAVWQALRAIPPGETRSYAQLAAAAGNPGAVRAAGTACGANQVAIVIPCHRAQRSDGTLGGYAYGLDRKLALRRREGVREAKRGD; from the coding sequence ATGAACACGCAGTTCCACATCACCGACGAGCTAGCCTGGGCGGCGTTCGATTCGCGCGACCGGGCGTTTGACGGGCGGGTCATCGTCGCGGTGACGACGACGCGGATCTATTGCAAGCCGAGCTGCCCCGCGCGGCGGCCGCTGCGCGCGCACGTGCAATTCTATTGCGATCCCGCCGATGCGCGCGACGCGGGATTCCGCGCGTGCCTTCGCTGCAAGCCCGACGAGGTGGGGCGCGACCGGGTGGCGGTGGCGCGCGCGGTCGCGCTGCTCGGCGGCGAGGACGCCCCTACCGGGCTCGACGAGCTCGCGGCGGCGGTCGGCTATGCGCCGCATCATTTCCACCGGCTGTTCAAGCGCGCCACTGGGGTGACGCCTGCGGCCTATGCGCGCGGGCTCAAGGCGACGCGCGCGGTGGCGGCATTGGAGCAGGAGGAACGCGTGACCGATGCGATCTACGAAGCGGGCTATTCGGCGCCGAGCCGATTCTACGAAACCGCGGGCGACCGGCTGGGGATGACGCCGAGCGCCTGGAAGCGCGGCGGCGCGGGGGTGACGATCCGCTGGACGCTCGCCGAGACGAGCCTGGGGCCGATGCTGGTCGCCGCGACCGACAAGGGGCTGTGCCGGGTGTCGTTCGACGAGGATGCCGAATCGCTACGCCTGCGATTTCCCCATGCGCAGATCGTCGAGGGCGATGGCGCGCTGGCGCGATTGGCCGCCGATGTCGTCGCCGAGGTCGAGACGCCGGGGCTCGATCGCGACCTGCCGATCGACGTCCAGGGGACCGCGTTCCAGGAGGCGGTGTGGCAGGCGCTTCGCGCGATCCCGCCGGGCGAGACGCGAAGCTATGCCCAGCTCGCCGCCGCCGCGGGCAATCCCGGCGCGGTGCGCGCGGCGGGAACCGCGTGCGGCGCCAACCAGGTGGCGATCGTGATCCCTTGCCACCGCGCGCAACGCAGCGACGGGACGTTGGGCGGCTATGCCTATGGCCTCGACCGCAAGCTGGCGCTGCGCCGGCGCGAGGGGGTGCGCGAGGCGAAGCGGGGCGATTGA
- a CDS encoding F0F1 ATP synthase subunit delta, producing MLAARQPIRAAQLAAPFAHGANSSSQEEPDRVETSSGTSASIQASLSGRYATALFSLARDASAIQQVEASLATIAKALAESADFKRLTTSPLLGRVEAGNAIAAVAPVLGLDPTTTKFLGVLAQNRRLGALPAIIATFRELAAQHRGETTAQVVSAHPLTDDQVDALKQQLRARVGRDVAVDLSVDRSLLGGLVVRIGSQRIDSSIKTRLNTLAHAMKG from the coding sequence ATGCTAGCAGCCCGCCAACCCATCAGGGCCGCACAGCTTGCGGCCCCTTTTGCGCATGGGGCCAATTCTAGCTCCCAAGAGGAACCCGATCGCGTGGAGACTTCCAGCGGTACTTCAGCCAGCATCCAGGCCAGCCTGAGCGGACGCTACGCGACCGCGCTGTTTTCGCTGGCGCGCGATGCCAGCGCGATCCAGCAGGTCGAGGCGAGCCTTGCCACCATCGCCAAGGCGCTGGCCGAATCGGCCGACTTCAAGCGGCTGACCACCAGCCCGCTGCTCGGCCGGGTCGAGGCGGGCAACGCCATTGCCGCCGTGGCACCGGTGCTGGGGCTCGATCCCACCACCACCAAGTTTCTCGGCGTGCTCGCGCAGAACCGCCGCCTCGGCGCGCTGCCCGCGATCATCGCCACCTTCCGCGAGCTGGCTGCACAACATCGCGGCGAAACGACCGCACAGGTCGTCTCGGCCCACCCGCTTACCGACGATCAGGTCGACGCGCTGAAGCAACAGCTTCGTGCCCGTGTCGGCCGCGACGTCGCGGTTGACCTCTCGGTCGATCGCTCGCTGCTCGGGGGCCTGGTGGTCCGCATCGGCAGCCAGCGCATCGACAGCTCGATCAAGACCCGTCTGAACACCCTCGCGCACGCGATGAAAGGCTGA
- the atpA gene encoding F0F1 ATP synthase subunit alpha, producing MDIRAAEISKVIKDQISSFGTEAEVSETGQVLSVGDGIARIHGLDNVQAGEMVEFSNGVQGMALNLEADNVGVVIFGSDSEIKEGDVVKRTGTIVDVPIGKGLLGRVVDGLGNPIDGKGPIVSDQRSRVEVKAPGIIPRTSVHEPMQSGLKAIDALVPVGRGQRELIIGDRQTGKSAVAIDTFINQKAANAGDDEKKKLYCVYVAVGQKRSTVAQLVRTLEENGAMEYSIVVAATASDPAPLQFLAPYTGTAMGEYFRDNGMHALIVFDDLSKQAVAYRQMSLLLRRPPGREAYPGDVFYLHSRLLERAAKMNDANGGGSLTALPIIETQAGDVSAYIPTNVISITDGQIFLETDLFFAGIRPAINVGLSVSRVGSAAQTKAMKKVAGSIKLELAQYREMAAFAQFGSDLDASTQKLLNRGARLTELLKQPQFQPMPFEEQVVSIFAGTQGYLDAIPATDVVRYEQAMLTEMRSSHSDVLAAIRDSKDLKDDVRDRLKDALAAFAKTFA from the coding sequence ATGGATATCCGCGCCGCAGAAATCTCGAAGGTCATCAAGGACCAGATCTCCAGCTTCGGCACCGAAGCAGAGGTCAGCGAAACCGGCCAGGTGCTCAGCGTCGGCGACGGCATCGCGCGCATCCACGGGCTCGACAACGTCCAGGCGGGCGAGATGGTCGAGTTCAGCAACGGCGTGCAGGGCATGGCGCTCAACCTCGAGGCCGACAATGTCGGCGTCGTGATCTTCGGGTCGGACTCGGAGATCAAGGAAGGTGACGTCGTCAAGCGCACCGGCACGATCGTCGACGTGCCGATCGGCAAGGGCTTGCTTGGCCGCGTCGTCGATGGCCTGGGCAATCCGATCGACGGCAAGGGGCCGATCGTTTCGGACCAGCGCAGCCGCGTCGAGGTCAAGGCACCCGGCATCATCCCGCGCACCTCGGTGCATGAGCCGATGCAATCGGGCCTCAAGGCGATCGACGCGCTCGTCCCCGTCGGCCGCGGCCAGCGCGAGCTGATCATCGGCGATCGCCAGACCGGCAAGTCGGCAGTGGCGATCGACACCTTCATCAACCAGAAGGCCGCCAACGCCGGCGACGACGAGAAGAAGAAGCTGTACTGCGTCTATGTCGCGGTCGGCCAGAAGCGCTCGACCGTCGCGCAGCTCGTGCGCACGCTCGAAGAGAACGGCGCGATGGAATATTCGATCGTGGTCGCCGCGACCGCGTCGGACCCCGCGCCGCTGCAGTTCCTCGCGCCCTATACCGGCACCGCGATGGGCGAGTATTTCCGTGACAACGGCATGCACGCGCTGATCGTGTTCGACGATCTGTCGAAGCAGGCGGTGGCCTATCGCCAGATGTCGCTGCTGCTGCGCCGTCCGCCGGGCCGCGAAGCCTATCCCGGCGACGTGTTCTATCTCCACAGCCGCCTGCTCGAGCGCGCGGCCAAGATGAACGACGCCAATGGCGGCGGTTCGCTGACCGCATTGCCGATCATCGAGACGCAGGCGGGCGACGTTTCGGCGTACATCCCGACCAACGTGATCTCGATCACCGATGGCCAGATCTTCCTCGAGACCGACCTGTTCTTCGCGGGCATCCGCCCGGCGATCAACGTCGGCCTGTCGGTCAGCCGCGTTGGCTCGGCTGCACAGACCAAGGCGATGAAGAAGGTCGCAGGGTCGATCAAGCTCGAGCTCGCCCAGTATCGCGAAATGGCGGCGTTCGCGCAGTTCGGTTCGGACCTCGACGCCTCGACGCAGAAGCTGCTCAACCGCGGCGCGCGTCTGACCGAGCTACTCAAGCAGCCGCAGTTCCAGCCGATGCCGTTCGAGGAGCAGGTGGTGTCGATCTTCGCGGGCACGCAGGGGTATCTCGATGCGATCCCGGCTACCGACGTCGTTCGCTACGAACAGGCGATGCTGACCGAGATGCGTTCGAGCCACAGCGATGTGCTCGCCGCGATCCGCGACAGCAAGGACCTGAAGGACGACGTCCGCGACCGCCTCAAGGACGCGCTCGCCGCGTTCGCCAAGACGTTCGCTTGA
- a CDS encoding DUF4304 domain-containing protein — MFDVQTITEAASRRGFKRKNERNWTRRTDEFVQLVNLQKSAWSDSQAYLNFAMWPLALGEPSSFAESKMMFRTRAENLGATDPDTLFDAADRLQSLQDLRSAIAAGSVSALISVELRRLLDA, encoded by the coding sequence ATGTTCGACGTTCAAACCATCACCGAAGCTGCCTCGCGGCGTGGCTTTAAACGTAAAAACGAAAGGAACTGGACACGTCGCACAGATGAGTTCGTACAGCTGGTAAACCTGCAAAAGTCGGCCTGGTCGGATAGCCAGGCCTACCTCAACTTTGCAATGTGGCCGCTCGCGCTCGGGGAACCAAGTAGCTTTGCGGAAAGCAAGATGATGTTCCGCACACGAGCTGAGAACCTTGGCGCGACTGACCCAGATACGCTCTTCGATGCCGCAGACAGGTTGCAGTCTCTTCAGGACCTGCGGTCGGCGATTGCCGCTGGTTCTGTGTCAGCCCTTATCAGCGTGGAGCTACGCCGCCTTCTCGACGCATGA
- a CDS encoding F0F1 ATP synthase subunit gamma: MASLKALKLRIGSVKSTQKITKAMKMVAAAKLRRAQEAAEAGRPYAERLEAVVARLATKVAGSDNAPLLLSGTGKDDVHLFVVATSDKGLAGAFNSNIARMARRRAQELIAQGKTVKFYTIGRKGRAVLNRMFREQMVHGIEPGDLGKLKFDDARGYADDLIARFQAGEFDVAHLFYATFKTVLTQEPTELQLLPVAIPAAKAAADNDGGAVMEYEPDEESILADLLPRAIAIQLYRAIRENAASEQGSKMTAMDNATRNAGDLIKRLSIEYNRARQAAITTELVEIISGAEAL, from the coding sequence ATGGCCTCTCTCAAGGCGCTGAAACTGCGGATCGGGTCGGTCAAGTCGACCCAGAAGATCACCAAGGCGATGAAGATGGTCGCCGCCGCGAAGCTGCGCCGTGCGCAGGAAGCGGCCGAAGCCGGTCGCCCCTATGCCGAGCGGCTCGAAGCCGTCGTCGCGCGCCTCGCCACCAAGGTCGCGGGCAGCGACAATGCGCCGCTGCTGCTGTCGGGAACCGGCAAGGACGACGTCCACCTGTTCGTCGTCGCCACCAGCGACAAGGGGCTCGCCGGCGCGTTCAACAGCAACATCGCGCGGATGGCGCGTCGCCGCGCGCAGGAACTGATCGCGCAGGGCAAGACGGTGAAGTTCTACACCATCGGCCGCAAGGGCCGCGCGGTGCTGAACCGCATGTTCCGCGAGCAGATGGTCCACGGCATTGAGCCCGGCGACCTGGGCAAGCTCAAGTTCGACGATGCACGCGGCTATGCCGACGATCTGATCGCGCGCTTCCAGGCGGGCGAGTTCGACGTCGCGCATTTGTTCTACGCCACCTTCAAGACCGTGCTGACGCAGGAGCCGACCGAGCTCCAGCTGCTGCCCGTCGCGATCCCCGCCGCCAAGGCCGCCGCCGACAATGACGGCGGCGCGGTGATGGAATATGAGCCCGACGAGGAATCGATCCTCGCCGATCTGCTGCCGCGCGCGATCGCGATCCAGCTCTACCGCGCGATCCGCGAGAATGCCGCGTCGGAGCAGGGCAGCAAGATGACCGCGATGGACAATGCCACGCGCAATGCCGGCGATCTCATCAAGCGGCTGTCGATCGAATATAACCGCGCGCGCCAGGCGGCGATCACGACCGAGCTGGTCGAGATCATCTCGGGTGCCGAGGCGCTTTGA
- a CDS encoding metallophosphoesterase: MTLARLLLAMALIGSGIVGLAYWSAISDPTVRFAEVEMLPPESSERQLRILLLSDIHVAGPDMPPGRLGEIVRQANAQKPDAVLIAGDFVSDKQFATKRFSFEEAIAPLQGLESRFGTFAVLGNHDHWRNAAAAHSALRQVGITVLDNSAARAGPLVIGGLDDAFTQHDDLTTTLRAMASLGGEPVLLSHSPDPFPRVPAGVKLMLAGHTHCGQIRLPVVGAISYMSEYGKKYACGVVVEDSKTLVVSAGLGTSILPLRLGAAPDMWVIAVKRRSHSTKSARTNRR, from the coding sequence ATGACGCTCGCGCGGCTCCTATTGGCTATGGCGTTAATTGGCAGCGGGATCGTCGGCTTGGCCTACTGGTCAGCCATTTCTGATCCCACCGTCCGCTTTGCTGAAGTCGAGATGCTGCCACCCGAAAGCTCTGAGAGGCAGCTTCGCATCCTCCTGCTGTCCGACATTCACGTGGCGGGGCCAGACATGCCTCCAGGACGACTAGGCGAGATCGTTCGGCAGGCGAACGCTCAGAAGCCCGACGCGGTACTGATCGCAGGAGATTTCGTAAGCGACAAACAGTTCGCAACCAAACGATTCTCTTTTGAGGAGGCGATTGCGCCGCTCCAGGGCTTGGAAAGCCGGTTTGGGACCTTTGCGGTGCTAGGCAACCACGATCACTGGCGCAACGCTGCGGCGGCCCACTCCGCCTTGCGGCAAGTTGGCATCACAGTGCTAGACAATAGCGCCGCACGCGCCGGTCCGCTGGTGATCGGCGGTCTGGATGACGCCTTCACCCAACACGATGATCTTACCACCACGTTGCGTGCGATGGCATCCCTCGGTGGAGAGCCTGTCCTGCTGAGCCATAGCCCGGATCCATTCCCCCGCGTTCCAGCAGGAGTGAAGCTGATGCTGGCCGGGCACACCCATTGCGGTCAGATTAGATTGCCCGTCGTCGGCGCCATTTCTTACATGTCTGAATATGGCAAGAAGTATGCCTGTGGCGTCGTCGTTGAAGACAGCAAGACGCTCGTAGTCAGTGCGGGCTTAGGAACCAGCATATTGCCGCTCCGGCTGGGGGCCGCGCCTGACATGTGGGTCATCGCCGTCAAAAGGCGTAGCCACTCGACAAAAAGCGCCCGCACAAACCGACGGTAG